The stretch of DNA CCTGTTCTCCGAGGAGATCCCTCCTCGCATGGCCGTCCCCAGCGACCCGGCCGGCGCCGCCTTCGACGCGGCCCTGAAGTCCTTCGACGCCCTGATCTTCGTCACCCCCGAGTACAACTTCTCCATCCCCGGCGCGCTGAAGAACGCTATCGACTTCCTCCAGCCCGGCGCCGTGGCCAACAAGGGCGTGGGTGTGGTCGGCTACTCCTACAGCGTCGGCATCCGCGCCGTCAGCCACCTCCAGCAGATCCTCCAGGGCATGGGCGCCACGGTCGTGG from Actinomyces sp. Marseille-P3109 encodes:
- a CDS encoding NADPH-dependent FMN reductase, coding for MTRLAVVVGSVRPNRVGGAIAQWVVDQANEIEGVDAELVDIASFNLPLFSEEIPPRMAVPSDPAGAAFDAALKSFDALIFVTPEYNFSIPGALKNAIDFLQPGAVANKGVGVVGYSYSVGIRAVSHLQQILQGMGATVVASNVFLSLNTDFAEGAFSPASFHDPEVPAMVRDVVAHSDALASLR